A region of Drosophila mauritiana strain mau12 chromosome 3L, ASM438214v1, whole genome shotgun sequence DNA encodes the following proteins:
- the LOC117139505 gene encoding uncharacterized protein LOC117139505 has translation MESAKVLNKLLKEAPKDSKGSKEIEELRNLIMELMKPRLGQLLQILKTRMIASTRDEFQDENDDWWPDYELLSADWRAFTDMNGFLVCTQDALKGLPGDLKAIGEKFDYAYSVAKPISVPNKTKNYFLVVELIEDLEDFVTHLSRLCSKNLDERRDLYDLASITKDTGDRIKVKVFDERTFVQLQSRIASLRNYIRDFCALFDAHLECEEEDEFEPLDMLAKPQGPLATGTNADKART, from the exons ATGGAGTCTGCTAAAGTCTTAAATAAGCTATTGAAGGAAGCTCCCAAAGATTCTAAAGGAAGCAAAGAGATTGAAGAGTTACGAAACCTGATCATGGAGCTGATGAAACCACGACTGGGCCAACTACTTCAGATACTGAAGACTCGCATGATAGCTTCCACTCGAGATGAGTTTCAAGATGAAAATGACGACTGGTGGCCAGATTATGAGCTATTATCAGCAGACTGGCGAGCCTTCACAGATATGAAT GGTTTTTTAGTCTGCACTCAGGATGCTCTGAAGGGATTACCGGGTGATCTTAAGGCCATTGGTGAAAAGTTCGATTATGCCTATTCCGTTGCAAAGCCTATATCTGTTCCAAATAAGACCAAAAACTATTTCTTAGTAGTGGAACTTATAGAGGACTTGGAGGACTTTGTAACGCACCTCAGCCGCCTGTGCAGCAAGAATCTCGACGAGCGAAGGGACCTATACGATCTGGCTTCAATAACTAAAGATACTGGCGATAGAATCAAGGTGAAAGTCTTCGATGAACGCACCTTTGTGCAATTGCAGTCGCGAATTGCAAGTCTTAGGAACTACATAAGGGACTTCTGTGCCCTTTTCGATGCCCACTTGGAGTGCGAAGAGGAGGATGAATTCGAACCATTAGATATGTTGGCAAAACCCCAAGGACCGCTTGCCACGGGAACCAATGCTGATAAGGCCCGGACTTAA